The following coding sequences are from one Candidatus Poribacteria bacterium window:
- a CDS encoding aldo/keto reductase: MEYVNFGKAGVKVSPLALGLGLRGQGDANEAQRLIEHAIDSGINFIDCANIYGLMDDRANIGRSEEVLGKAIQGKRDDVVITSKVFSQIGPGPNDQGLSRYHIMREVERSLKRLNTDHIDVYLIHAYDEGTPQEETVRAMDDLVRSGKVRYIGCCNHQAWQACKALWIADRINATPYMCIQNMYNLLNRDMETELFGLVREEGLGVMAYSPLAVGLLSGVYSPDEPPPAGTLWGTRLREEFAQRMSGPTGQVIITLKRLAAELGKTPAQLAVAWVLSHPEVTVAISGSDTIEQLDDTLGGVGWELDAEVREELDEVSRSFVRLIAPPA, from the coding sequence ATGGAATATGTCAATTTTGGAAAAGCAGGCGTTAAAGTGAGTCCGCTCGCATTGGGCTTGGGACTCAGAGGACAAGGCGACGCGAATGAAGCCCAAAGACTCATTGAACACGCCATCGATTCTGGCATCAACTTCATTGATTGCGCCAATATCTATGGGCTTATGGACGATCGCGCCAACATTGGTCGTTCTGAGGAGGTTCTGGGTAAAGCGATTCAGGGCAAACGCGATGACGTTGTAATTACGTCAAAGGTTTTCAGCCAGATCGGTCCAGGTCCGAACGATCAAGGATTGTCAAGATACCATATCATGCGTGAGGTCGAGCGTTCCTTGAAGCGACTCAACACCGACCATATTGATGTCTACCTCATTCATGCGTATGATGAAGGGACCCCACAGGAAGAGACGGTTCGCGCAATGGATGATCTCGTGCGTTCGGGTAAGGTGCGCTATATCGGTTGCTGCAATCATCAAGCGTGGCAGGCGTGTAAGGCACTCTGGATCGCTGATAGAATTAACGCAACACCCTATATGTGCATTCAGAACATGTATAACCTACTGAATCGGGATATGGAGACTGAGTTGTTCGGTTTGGTACGTGAGGAAGGGTTAGGCGTTATGGCTTATAGTCCGTTAGCGGTCGGTTTATTGAGCGGTGTCTATTCACCCGATGAACCACCACCCGCTGGCACTTTATGGGGAACGCGATTACGCGAGGAATTCGCGCAACGGATGAGTGGTCCGACCGGACAGGTAATCATAACCCTCAAACGGCTCGCAGCGGAGTTAGGTAAAACACCCGCCCAACTCGCCGTGGCGTGGGTATTATCGCATCCGGAAGTCACTGTCGCAATTAGTGGCAGCGATACGATTGAACAACTTGACGATACGCTTGGCGGTGTCGGTTGGGAGCTTGATGCAGAAGTTCGAGAGGAATTGGATGAGGTTTCGCGTTCATTTGTCCGTCTAATTGCCCCACCAGCTTAA
- the truA gene encoding tRNA pseudouridine(38-40) synthase TruA: MRNIKLVLEYDGTNYHGWQTQPNLPTVQETVEKSLAKLTKSPIQIIGAGRTDSGVHAEGQVANFYTDSEIPLVAFEKGLNSILPRDIVVCAATDVPSEFHARFSATSRRYRYTILNRAYPAALFRHTSHLFPKAIDISRTNDLCQILVGKQDFSSFQKTGSDRLNPVCEIYEAHWWKKEPYIYFEIEADAFLRGMVRAITGTILTLNSTFWKPTRCTKHTKCQDAEMELRCILEAKNRDAAGVSVPAHGLSLIEVKYNDSQLLR; encoded by the coding sequence ATGCGAAACATCAAACTCGTGCTTGAATATGATGGCACGAATTACCATGGATGGCAAACACAGCCGAACCTCCCAACTGTCCAAGAGACAGTTGAAAAGTCCTTAGCAAAACTAACCAAAAGCCCAATACAAATTATCGGGGCGGGGAGGACCGACAGTGGTGTCCACGCGGAGGGACAGGTCGCAAACTTCTATACAGATTCAGAGATACCCCTTGTTGCATTCGAGAAAGGACTCAACTCCATTTTGCCACGGGATATTGTCGTCTGTGCTGCGACAGATGTGCCATCGGAATTTCACGCCCGCTTCAGTGCCACAAGCCGGCGTTACCGATACACGATTTTGAATCGGGCATACCCCGCCGCACTTTTCCGACACACAAGCCACCTCTTCCCGAAAGCAATTGATATCTCGCGAACGAATGACCTCTGCCAAATTCTGGTTGGAAAACAGGATTTCTCCTCTTTCCAAAAGACAGGAAGCGATCGGCTAAATCCTGTGTGTGAAATCTATGAGGCTCACTGGTGGAAGAAAGAGCCGTATATCTACTTTGAAATCGAAGCGGACGCGTTTTTACGAGGCATGGTGCGTGCGATCACCGGTACCATCCTAACTCTTAATAGCACGTTTTGGAAACCTACACGCTGCACCAAACATACGAAATGCCAAGATGCGGAGATGGAGCTCCGCTGTATTTTGGAGGCAAAGAATAGAGATGCAGCAGGGGTATCGGTACCCGCACACGGACTATCCCTCATTGAAGTTAAATATAACGACTCACAACTTTTACGGTGA
- a CDS encoding RluA family pseudouridine synthase, with product MKNETRVYDIQTNQSGERLDRFLLNATEGVSRTYLQRLIRNGDATINGKVAKQPSYALRDGDRVSLTLPPPRPLETLQPERIPLDILHEDSDLIVLNKPAGMLVHPANGVNVGTLVNALLAHCPTDLSGIGGVERPGIVHRLDKDTSGVLVVAKTDVVHRGLSAQFEQHSITRQYVAIVCGTPAKATGTIDARIARSRRDRRRMTTVETGGRHAITHYEVLETYSQFALVQLTLETGRLHQIRVHLQHIGHPVVGDAIYGGEQRALNDADTTELKRALAQLKRQALHARLLGFEHPATGENLTFSAPIPKNMQRVVNALRMQTDARKSGD from the coding sequence ATGAAAAATGAAACCCGGGTTTACGACATCCAAACGAATCAGTCTGGTGAGCGGTTGGATCGCTTTCTTCTCAACGCAACGGAGGGGGTATCTCGAACCTATCTTCAACGCCTGATTCGTAATGGTGATGCCACCATTAACGGTAAAGTGGCTAAACAACCGAGTTATGCGCTCCGGGACGGCGACCGCGTGTCCTTGACGCTTCCGCCGCCACGTCCTCTGGAAACGCTTCAACCTGAGCGAATTCCGCTTGACATTCTTCACGAGGATAGCGACTTGATTGTGCTCAATAAGCCCGCAGGCATGCTTGTTCATCCTGCGAACGGTGTGAATGTCGGCACACTTGTCAATGCGTTGCTCGCGCACTGTCCGACAGACCTTTCTGGCATCGGCGGTGTGGAGCGTCCAGGAATTGTTCACAGACTGGATAAGGATACGTCGGGTGTTCTCGTTGTCGCGAAAACGGATGTCGTGCATCGCGGGCTTTCCGCGCAGTTTGAACAACATAGCATTACGCGCCAATATGTCGCTATCGTGTGTGGGACCCCTGCGAAAGCCACAGGAACGATTGACGCTCGAATTGCTCGAAGTCGAAGAGATAGACGGCGAATGACGACAGTTGAAACCGGGGGACGACACGCTATCACACATTATGAGGTTTTAGAAACCTACTCTCAATTTGCGCTTGTTCAGCTGACATTGGAAACTGGAAGGCTCCATCAGATTCGAGTACATCTGCAGCACATCGGTCACCCAGTGGTTGGTGACGCGATTTATGGGGGCGAACAGCGTGCTTTGAATGATGCCGATACAACCGAACTGAAACGCGCACTCGCTCAGTTGAAACGTCAGGCGTTGCATGCGCGCCTGCTCGGCTTTGAACATCCAGCGACAGGCGAAAACTTGACTTTTTCGGCACCGATCCCGAAAAATATGCAACGGGTTGTAAATGCCTTGCGAATGCAGACAGATGCCCGTAAAAGCGGTGATTAG